CCTCTCCCCGGATGATGCCCTGCCTCCAAGGCGCAAGCGCGCTGTCTTCTGCGCGTGCAGGATTAAGATTCCTTACCGGACCGGGTCGAGAAGCGCGTTGGGCAGATGGCAATCCTTGACCACGTCCTGGCCGCAGGGAACCGGCTCCAGCGCCTTCGACAGGCAGAGCCGCGCCTCCTGGATCCGTCCCGCCTCGCAGGTGATGGTCAGCATGTCCGGCTCCCAGCCGGGATTGGCCTGCAGGAACGCCTCCTCGACCAGTTTCGCGGGCAGGGTGACCGGATCGTCGAGCCGGCGCAGCGCCTCGGGGCGGTTGACGGCGGCAAAAGCGCGGCGGGCGAGGGCGAAATAGTCCCGCGCCGAAAGCCCGGCGCAGACGCCGTGCTTCTTCCACTGGTACCAGGCCGCGCCCTGCGTGCCCATGATGTCGGCCATGGCGGCGGTCTCGGCGCGGCTCGGCGGCCGGGCGGTGGTGGCGCAGTAGGACGGGTAGCCGCGCGTGTTCTGCGGCCAGAGCCCGTGCAGCACCCAGCCGAGCGCCCGGTCGCATTGCGGCGAGTGGCGCGCCTCGCCCTCCAGCGCGCACCAGGTCGGCGACCAGCTCAGCGACAGCACGTAATAGTCGAACTCCCCGGCCTGCTCACCCTCGGCACGGGCAAGCGTTGCGGTGAGCAGCAGGATCAGCAGCGCACGCATTTTCTCTTTCCTCTTGGGTTCCGCGCGACTATATAGGCCCGAAGTTCCCCGACAACGGTAACCCGTCCTGGAGAAGTAATCCGGGACCTCCCGAGGCCAGAGCCTTGGGGGAGGGGAGAAGATTTACGTAAGGAGATGACCCATGGCAAAACTGCTGCATCCCAAGGCGACCGCTGTC
The window above is part of the Salipiger sp. H15 genome. Proteins encoded here:
- a CDS encoding ribonuclease T2; this encodes MRALLILLLTATLARAEGEQAGEFDYYVLSLSWSPTWCALEGEARHSPQCDRALGWVLHGLWPQNTRGYPSYCATTARPPSRAETAAMADIMGTQGAAWYQWKKHGVCAGLSARDYFALARRAFAAVNRPEALRRLDDPVTLPAKLVEEAFLQANPGWEPDMLTITCEAGRIQEARLCLSKALEPVPCGQDVVKDCHLPNALLDPVR